CAATTCGTCGTACCGTTTGTTGCCCCACCCCGTTTGGTTATCTTCGCCACCCGTGATGAACATACCCAAGAACGTGTTGGGATCGACGTAGTCACCGATCCAGCCCGACCGGCAGACCGTGTAGTCCAAGTTCTGCTGGGCGGCCAGATAGGCATTCCACTCCTGGTTCTGCAATTCAGTGTCGATGCCCAGATTCTCTTTCCACTGCCGCTGGATCAATTCCGCGATCGTTTTGTGCGTTTCCTCTCCGGAATTGTAGAGAATGGGAATCTTTGGAAAACCCGTTCCACCAGGAAAGCCGGCTTGAGCCAACAGCTTGCGGGCTTCCTTCGGATCATACTCACCACAAAGGGCCGGCTCATACGGCATGTATTTTTTAATGATCGGCGGTACCAGACTGCGCGCCGGCACCTCGCCAGCGCGAGTCGCGCCATCAACGATCTCACGTTTATTGATCGCCAGCGCGAGCGCTTTCCGAACGAGCACATTGTCGAGCGGACGCCGCTTGTTGGTAACGTTAACGCGGTAGAAATAGAGCTGAAACGACTGTTCCGGTTGCAAATCGACGGGATACTGCTCGAGTAGTTGTTTAACAATCGTAGACGGAACGGTCTGAATCCAATCGGCCTTGCCTGTGAGATAGAGGTTCAAGGCAGTTGTGTCGGACTCCACGACAATTGCATCAATCGTGTTCAGCTTGACGTTGGCTCGATCCCAATAGATTTCGTTCTTGACGAGGCGAGTTCGTTCCCGGATTCTTCGGCTTTCCAACCGATAAGGACCATTCGTGACAATGTTCTCGGGCTTGATCCAAGCCGGGAAGCCATAGGTCGCCACGCAGCGTGGATTGACCGGGTAGAGCGGAAACATACCGGTCAGTTGCATGAAATACGCGGTCGGGCTTTCGAGCGTCATTTGGTAAGTGTGATCGTCGAGCACCTTGCAGCCGACCTCGGCGAAATCCAAGAGCACCTGTTTGCATCCGTTCGGGCCGTCCCCCGGCTCGAACGTGCGTTTCTTTCCATCGATTTCGACGACGTAGGTCCGCTGCACCGTCGGTTCGTCATCGGATGGCGGCGTCTCCGGAAACGGCGGCGTCACTTTCGCTAACCGCCCTTGGAGCAATCCGCCGCGGGCAAACGGCAGAGCGCTTGCGGGAAGCTCATTCAGCTCGACTTCCACCTGATCACCGGCAGCGACACGACCGGCGTTATATTTTCGGGCATTCTTGACATACCAAAGTTGGTATGCGTACTGAGACCCGGTCATCGGATCGAGCGTGCGACGGTGTGACCAGAGAAAATCCTGCGCAGTGACCGGAGTGCCATCGGTCCATTTGGCATCGGCCCGGAGGTGAAAAGTGTATTGCCGCTTGTCGGGCGAAATCTCCCAGCGTTCGGCGACGCCTGGGAGCGGTCCCAGCGTTTTGGGATCCCAAGAGGTCAATCCCTCAAAGATGCCCTCGATGATCCGCCCTTCAATCTGCCCAGTAACGATCGCCGGATCGACCGATTTGATCTCGGAAGGGTTCACGAACGTGAAATCGGCTGGCGGCTCCGGATGAAATGAAATGGCCCAGACTGTTGCAGCCGTCAGCGCGGCCAGCGCAAGCCAGGCGATCAAGTTGCGGAGGTTAAACGGCATTTCGGAGCGCGGTGCTTGAGCACGGCTTGCTTCGGAGGGTTATGGATAATGCAGTTTAGCTGCTGTCGAATCCCGCCTGCAATCGGCCGCGCCGATGGATATGATTAGTGGATATGTCGTCTGAAAAAGCTACGGCCTTGGTGCTGCACGTCGTCGAGTTCAGTGAGACCAGTAGCGTCGTGACCCTGTTTACGCGGGAATTCGGCAAAATACGGGGACTGGCCAAAGGGGCCAGGCGGCCCAAAGGCCCTTTCGAGTCTGCCCTTGACCTACTGGCCCTATGTCGAATAGTCTTCCTCCGCAAATCATCCGGTGCCTTGGACCTGCTGACGGAGGCCAAGCTCCAACGGCGGTTCCGCCCCCGCGGTCACGATCTATCAAGTCTTTACGCGGGCTATTACGTAGCTGAGTTGCTCTCCGAACTGACCGACGACTACGATCCCCATCCAGAGCTTTTCGACGCGGCGGAAGCCACGCTGGTCGGATTGTCGGACGAGGGACCCGTAGCGTCGTGGATCGTCCGGTTTGAACTCACCGCATTGAGGCTACTGGGGCATTTGCCGTCGTTGGAAGTATGCGTGGAGTGTGGCCGGCCGGTCGAAGCGGCGGGGCGAGTAGCATTTGGGTTGTTGGCCGGCGGCGTCTTGTGCAAGGAGTGCAAATTCGGAAAACGACAAGTTGTTTCGGTCTCGGAGGGAGTGTTGCGAGCCATGATTGCGCTGGCGGACGAAAAAGGTGACCGCTGGCGGCAGCTCGCCATCGATCGCAAGACGGGGGGTGAGTTGCGGGGGGTGCTGAACCATTATCTGACGCATCTATTGGGACATAAACCGCGGATGCACGAGTATCTGACTGGATTAGTTGTGCCTGCGTGAGTTCGCAGGAATCGTAGGGTGCGTCGAGCATAGCGCTGACGCGTCGGCCTGGGAGGTGCGTCAGAGCTGCGCTCGACGCACCCTACGCCGGACGAGCGGCAAACAAACACACGATCGTGGCATAAGGATCATAGGGATGCTAGCCGCCCGGCCAAGTTGTCCAGCGATTGCAGCCCTCTGCATGATCATCTTCAGCGGCTGCGCCGGATTTGGCGGAAATCCGACCGCCGGGCAGCCGTCGCTTCCTGGCGGTAGCGGAGAGGTGGTTTATGAACCACCGGCGCCGCTCTCGATAATTCCATCCGGCGAACCGCGGCCCGAGCCGCCCACCGGCTGGGCACGGTTCACCTTCGACCATTTCACGGAGACGTTCAAGTCGGCGGTCGGCCGCGGCGCTAATGAAAACGTCGCTCGCCTTTATTACAGCCAGGCAGATGATTTGTATCGTCAGAAGAAATACCACGCCGCCGCCGCCAAATACGCCGCCGCCGCCGATCGGCTTCCCGATTCAACGTTGGAAGAGAATGCCCTCTTCTCGGAGGGAGAAGCGTTTTTCTTCGCCAACGAATACTCGAAGGCCAACGATGCTTATGGCGAACTGGCCAAGAAGTATTCCAACACGCGGTTCATGAACATGGCGGTAGCCCGCGAGTTCGTGATCGCCGTTTATTGGGAGCAATATGCGAATTTCAAGCCGCAGTTCGTGTTCACGCCGAACTTCTTCGACAAAACCCGGCCTATGTTCGACACCTGGGGCAATGCCATCCGCGACTACGACCTGGTGCGAATCAACGATCCTCGCGGACCGTTTGCCGACGAGGCCGTCATGCTCACGGCGAACGCGCACTTTCTCAAACATCATTACGAAGAAGCCGACTATTCTTACACGCTATTGCGGAACGAGTTTCCCAAGAGCAAGCATCAACTGGAGGCCCACTTGCTGGGCATCCAAACGAAACTTCGCCGTTATCAGGGACCAGGCTACGACGATCGGCCGCTCAAGGACGCCGAAAAACTTATCGATCAAACGCTGGTTCAATTCGGCAGCGAGCTGGGCGCAGAGCGAGATCGACTCGTGACCTCCAAGGGCGAAATCCACGCCCAAGAGGCCCTGCGAGATTGGAGTGTCGCTCAGTTCTACGAAAAGGGCGAGCACTATGCCTCG
This DNA window, taken from Pirellulales bacterium, encodes the following:
- the recO gene encoding DNA repair protein RecO — translated: MSSEKATALVLHVVEFSETSSVVTLFTREFGKIRGLAKGARRPKGPFESALDLLALCRIVFLRKSSGALDLLTEAKLQRRFRPRGHDLSSLYAGYYVAELLSELTDDYDPHPELFDAAEATLVGLSDEGPVASWIVRFELTALRLLGHLPSLEVCVECGRPVEAAGRVAFGLLAGGVLCKECKFGKRQVVSVSEGVLRAMIALADEKGDRWRQLAIDRKTGGELRGVLNHYLTHLLGHKPRMHEYLTGLVVPA
- the bamD gene encoding outer membrane protein assembly factor BamD; amino-acid sequence: MLAARPSCPAIAALCMIIFSGCAGFGGNPTAGQPSLPGGSGEVVYEPPAPLSIIPSGEPRPEPPTGWARFTFDHFTETFKSAVGRGANENVARLYYSQADDLYRQKKYHAAAAKYAAAADRLPDSTLEENALFSEGEAFFFANEYSKANDAYGELAKKYSNTRFMNMAVAREFVIAVYWEQYANFKPQFVFTPNFFDKTRPMFDTWGNAIRDYDLVRINDPRGPFADEAVMLTANAHFLKHHYEEADYSYTLLRNEFPKSKHQLEAHLLGIQTKLRRYQGPGYDDRPLKDAEKLIDQTLVQFGSELGAERDRLVTSKGEIHAQEALRDWSVAQFYEKGEHYASAKLYYNDIVKTYPETKLAEAAQTRLATIGPLPDVPPDRFKILADIFDGGDEDAVIARQSAPDGSARR
- a CDS encoding peptide ABC transporter substrate-binding protein encodes the protein MPFNLRNLIAWLALAALTAATVWAISFHPEPPADFTFVNPSEIKSVDPAIVTGQIEGRIIEGIFEGLTSWDPKTLGPLPGVAERWEISPDKRQYTFHLRADAKWTDGTPVTAQDFLWSHRRTLDPMTGSQYAYQLWYVKNARKYNAGRVAAGDQVEVELNELPASALPFARGGLLQGRLAKVTPPFPETPPSDDEPTVQRTYVVEIDGKKRTFEPGDGPNGCKQVLLDFAEVGCKVLDDHTYQMTLESPTAYFMQLTGMFPLYPVNPRCVATYGFPAWIKPENIVTNGPYRLESRRIRERTRLVKNEIYWDRANVKLNTIDAIVVESDTTALNLYLTGKADWIQTVPSTIVKQLLEQYPVDLQPEQSFQLYFYRVNVTNKRRPLDNVLVRKALALAINKREIVDGATRAGEVPARSLVPPIIKKYMPYEPALCGEYDPKEARKLLAQAGFPGGTGFPKIPILYNSGEETHKTIAELIQRQWKENLGIDTELQNQEWNAYLAAQQNLDYTVCRSGWIGDYVDPNTFLGMFITGGEDNQTGWGNKRYDELIQSAKQETDRQKRLKLLHDAEAILMDELPVIPIYVQVTKNMVRPYVHGFYNTVLDDHPLKWISVDAAARQRFLQAKGLQ